From the genome of Nocardia sp. NBC_01503, one region includes:
- a CDS encoding slipin family protein, producing MTKKKLFTNAYATVMDWQRTLLFRDGTLERVLEPGRHKYDADRCTLVSVEMRPRMLQLPGQELLTRDGLSVRVSLVADWVVTDPVAFTTGAQSAESVLYAAMQEVARDLLAAHTLDELIADRALLTIGTEQIAGKVERLGIRVNSVRAKDLMLPGELRKAALETILARERGRAELERARAEAAALRSLANTAKLLEDNPVLLRLRTLQVAAAPGTKVVLDATPGA from the coding sequence ATGACGAAGAAGAAGCTTTTCACGAATGCCTATGCCACCGTGATGGATTGGCAGCGCACCCTGCTGTTCCGCGACGGCACCCTGGAGCGAGTCCTGGAGCCGGGCCGGCACAAGTACGACGCCGACCGCTGCACGCTGGTTTCGGTCGAGATGCGCCCGCGCATGCTGCAGCTCCCCGGTCAGGAGCTGCTGACCCGCGACGGACTCTCGGTCCGGGTGAGCCTGGTCGCAGACTGGGTGGTCACCGATCCGGTGGCGTTCACCACCGGCGCGCAGTCCGCCGAGTCCGTCCTCTACGCCGCGATGCAGGAGGTGGCGCGCGATCTGCTTGCCGCGCACACTCTCGACGAACTGATCGCCGACCGTGCCCTGCTGACCATCGGTACCGAACAAATCGCGGGCAAGGTGGAGCGTCTCGGAATCCGGGTGAACAGCGTGCGCGCCAAGGACCTGATGCTCCCGGGTGAGCTGCGCAAGGCCGCCCTCGAGACGATCCTCGCGCGTGAGCGTGGTCGCGCCGAGCTCGAACGCGCCCGCGCCGAGGCGGCCGCCCTGCGTTCACTGGCCAATACCGCCAAGCTGCTCGAGGACAACCCGGTCCTGCTGCGGCTGCGGACCCTGCAGGTCGCCGCCGCACCCGGCACCAAGGTCGTCCTGGACGCGACCCCGGGAGCATGA
- a CDS encoding DUF1254 domain-containing protein gives MKAYAYSYPLVSVEVTRRQSTNVPRPAASGEAPMNQFGNLAFLPDASFTNVVRANVDTLYSSMFYDVSKEPLVISVPDMGDRYHLFPIMDMWTNVQASPGTRTLGAGHAYQFAITGPNWHGALPEGVHEYKMPTDGGWMIGRIQVNGPEDLPAVIAIQQRLTAAPLSASGAAYTPPENTDLHPDWPVGQEVAKYIHDLSPQQYWDLYYSSLSHNQPRPEDKDLLDQLAKAGWTPDKKLDLATLSDSDRKTWEDAWPKALSKIEVDLGGTPANGWNIARTGMGTYGTDYDQRALVAYSGLGANLPEDAIYPATRIDATGANLTSDRNYVLHFAADEIPPVRAFWSLTMYNDKGFFVANPINRYAVRGEQMHKNPDGSLDVYIQRENPGPERESNWLPAPESGEFNLLMRLYWPDSKIIDGTWNPPGVKTA, from the coding sequence ATGAAGGCCTACGCGTATTCCTATCCGCTGGTGTCGGTGGAGGTCACGCGCCGGCAGTCGACGAACGTGCCGCGCCCGGCGGCGAGCGGGGAAGCGCCGATGAATCAGTTCGGGAATCTGGCGTTCCTGCCGGACGCTTCGTTCACCAACGTGGTGCGCGCGAATGTCGACACCCTGTATTCGTCGATGTTCTACGACGTGTCCAAAGAGCCACTGGTGATCAGCGTTCCGGACATGGGCGACCGCTACCACCTGTTCCCGATCATGGACATGTGGACCAACGTGCAAGCCTCACCGGGCACTCGAACCCTCGGCGCGGGGCACGCCTACCAGTTCGCCATCACCGGCCCGAACTGGCACGGTGCGCTTCCCGAGGGCGTGCACGAGTACAAGATGCCGACCGATGGCGGCTGGATGATCGGCCGTATCCAGGTCAACGGGCCCGAGGATCTTCCCGCGGTCATCGCGATCCAACAGCGGTTGACCGCCGCGCCGTTGAGCGCCTCCGGCGCCGCGTATACGCCGCCGGAGAACACCGATCTGCATCCGGACTGGCCGGTCGGGCAGGAGGTCGCGAAGTACATTCACGATCTGAGTCCACAGCAGTACTGGGACCTGTACTACTCGAGCCTGTCGCACAACCAGCCCCGGCCCGAGGACAAGGACCTGCTCGACCAGCTGGCCAAGGCCGGGTGGACGCCGGACAAGAAACTCGACCTGGCGACGCTGTCGGATTCCGACCGCAAGACCTGGGAGGACGCCTGGCCCAAAGCACTGTCGAAGATCGAGGTCGATCTCGGCGGCACACCGGCCAACGGCTGGAATATCGCCCGCACCGGCATGGGCACCTACGGCACCGACTACGACCAGCGCGCACTGGTCGCCTACAGCGGGCTGGGAGCGAATCTGCCCGAGGACGCGATCTACCCGGCCACCCGCATCGATGCCACCGGCGCGAATCTGACCTCCGACCGGAACTACGTGCTGCACTTCGCAGCCGACGAGATCCCGCCCGTGCGCGCGTTCTGGTCGCTGACCATGTACAACGACAAGGGCTTCTTCGTCGCCAACCCGATCAACCGTTACGCGGTACGCGGCGAGCAGATGCACAAGAATCCCGACGGCTCGCTGGATGTCTACATCCAGCGCGAAAACCCCGGCCCGGAAAGGGAATCCAACTGGCTGCCCGCCCCGGAATCGGGTGAGTTCAACCTGCTGATGCGACTGTACTGGCCTGACAGCAAGATCATCGACGGCACCTGGAACCCGCCCGGCGTCAAAACGGCCTGA
- a CDS encoding ArnT family glycosyltransferase: MAFISMIALTASAGRYDFFGDELYFLSAGRRLDYTYADQGVVVALFAHIADALAPGSVTAVRFPAVVMGVGAIVVAALIAYELRASRRVQLLAAGTYATSYLLVTQCALSTFSFDATFTAVITWLFIRWVRTRQDRLIIAAGLVAALDMQVKWMIPLVWACLGIAVILCGPREILRRPALWIATGILALSLVPILYWQSQHNWPQLAMGTIIGAEQDATGYGPPGFFPQWLGLAGFLGTLLIMVGFYAVIRQEALRPYRFIAVALLLMTAFVVITHGRPYYPTGFFPAMFAFGAVGLWRYPRKRWMNLAILPVVVLTVVTFVGTLTLLPLPSTWRSQTQDAIDLGIRSAFWGTTNWSALVEAVDTGYNTLTPEEKTHAVIITQGYWQAGAVEEFGGKYNLPATYSPSRGFGFFGAPPDSATTAIFVGLDTAELDLRARFDEVERIVRVDDPMGIPGIDRMVAVWKVRGPKQPWSVLWDSMTTLYFDLGLWRDPRFTTRPTH, from the coding sequence ATGGCTTTCATTTCGATGATCGCGCTGACGGCGAGTGCCGGGCGCTACGACTTCTTCGGCGACGAACTCTATTTCCTGTCCGCCGGACGGCGACTCGACTACACCTATGCCGACCAGGGTGTGGTGGTGGCCCTGTTCGCCCACATCGCGGATGCGCTCGCACCGGGATCGGTGACGGCGGTGCGGTTCCCGGCCGTCGTCATGGGCGTGGGCGCCATCGTGGTGGCCGCGCTCATCGCCTATGAACTCCGCGCCAGCCGCCGCGTTCAACTGCTCGCGGCGGGCACCTATGCCACGTCCTACTTGCTGGTGACCCAGTGCGCGCTCAGCACCTTCTCCTTCGACGCCACCTTCACAGCCGTGATCACCTGGCTGTTCATCCGCTGGGTTCGTACGCGGCAGGACCGGTTGATCATCGCGGCGGGGCTGGTCGCCGCCCTCGATATGCAGGTCAAGTGGATGATTCCACTGGTCTGGGCCTGCCTCGGCATCGCCGTCATCCTGTGTGGTCCCCGGGAGATCCTGCGTCGCCCCGCACTGTGGATCGCCACCGGCATCCTTGCCTTGTCCCTGGTCCCGATCCTGTACTGGCAGTCGCAGCACAATTGGCCGCAGCTGGCCATGGGCACGATCATCGGCGCGGAGCAGGACGCCACGGGTTACGGCCCGCCCGGATTCTTCCCGCAGTGGCTCGGATTGGCCGGGTTCCTGGGCACGCTCCTGATCATGGTCGGGTTCTACGCGGTGATTCGGCAGGAGGCGCTGCGTCCGTATCGCTTCATCGCGGTCGCGCTGCTGTTGATGACCGCGTTCGTCGTTATCACGCACGGCCGGCCCTATTACCCGACGGGCTTCTTCCCTGCGATGTTCGCCTTCGGAGCGGTCGGTCTGTGGCGGTACCCCCGGAAGCGGTGGATGAACCTGGCGATCCTTCCGGTCGTGGTGCTCACCGTGGTGACGTTCGTCGGCACGCTCACCCTGCTGCCCCTGCCGTCCACCTGGCGCAGCCAGACCCAGGACGCCATCGACCTCGGCATTCGGTCGGCGTTCTGGGGAACCACCAATTGGTCGGCCTTGGTCGAGGCCGTCGACACCGGCTACAACACGCTGACGCCCGAGGAGAAGACGCACGCCGTCATCATCACCCAGGGTTACTGGCAGGCGGGCGCTGTCGAGGAGTTCGGCGGGAAGTACAACCTGCCCGCCACCTACAGTCCGAGCCGAGGCTTCGGATTCTTCGGTGCGCCACCGGATTCGGCGACCACGGCCATCTTCGTCGGATTGGATACCGCCGAGCTCGACTTGCGCGCCCGTTTCGACGAGGTGGAGCGGATAGTGCGGGTCGACGATCCCATGGGTATTCCGGGCATCGATCGCATGGTCGCGGTCTGGAAGGTTCGGGGGCCGAAGCAGCCCTGGTCGGTCCTCTGGGATTCGATGACCACGCTGTACTTCGATCTCGGGCTCTGGCGCGATCCCCGGTTCACCACTCGACCTACCCACTGA
- the prfB gene encoding peptide chain release factor 2 produces the protein MHPDVSADLAELDATLKTIESVLDIDELVRRIDELEQQAADPELWNDQDHAQAVTSELSHAQSELRRVRELRSRLEDLPVLYELAEDEEGEARASALADADAERANLHGDVEALEVRTLLAGEYDKREALVNIRSGAGGVDAADWAQMLMRMYVRWAERHKYSVEIYDTSYAEEAGIKSATFAVKSPYAYGTLSVEMGTHRLVRISPFDNQGRRQTSFAEVEVLPVVETTDHIEIPEGEVRVDVYRSSGPGGQSVNTTDSAVRLTHIPTGIVVTCQNEKSQLQNKISAMRVLQAKLLERKRQEERAQMDALKTNEGASWGNQMRSYVLHPYQMVKDLRTSYEVNNPSAVLDGDIDGFIESGIRWRMREQQTQA, from the coding sequence GTGCATCCTGACGTCTCCGCTGACCTGGCCGAACTCGACGCGACTCTGAAGACCATCGAGTCGGTGCTCGATATCGACGAGCTGGTCCGGCGTATCGACGAATTGGAACAGCAGGCCGCGGATCCCGAGCTCTGGAACGACCAGGACCACGCCCAGGCCGTGACCAGCGAACTCTCGCACGCCCAGAGTGAACTGCGACGGGTCCGGGAGTTGCGTTCGCGGCTCGAGGACCTGCCGGTGCTGTACGAGTTGGCCGAGGACGAGGAGGGTGAGGCGCGCGCCTCCGCTCTCGCCGACGCCGATGCCGAACGCGCCAACCTGCACGGCGATGTGGAGGCCCTCGAGGTCCGCACGCTGCTCGCCGGTGAATACGACAAGCGTGAGGCGCTGGTCAATATTCGCTCCGGCGCCGGTGGCGTGGACGCCGCCGACTGGGCGCAGATGCTCATGCGCATGTACGTGCGCTGGGCCGAACGACACAAGTACAGCGTCGAAATCTACGACACCTCCTATGCCGAAGAGGCGGGCATCAAATCCGCCACCTTCGCCGTGAAATCGCCATACGCCTACGGCACGCTCTCGGTGGAGATGGGCACGCACCGCCTGGTGCGCATCAGCCCCTTCGACAACCAGGGCCGTCGCCAGACCTCCTTCGCCGAGGTCGAGGTGCTACCCGTGGTGGAGACCACCGACCACATCGAGATTCCGGAGGGCGAGGTGCGCGTCGACGTGTACCGCTCCTCCGGTCCCGGTGGCCAGTCGGTCAACACCACCGACTCGGCGGTGCGCCTGACCCATATTCCGACCGGCATCGTCGTCACCTGCCAGAACGAGAAATCTCAGCTGCAGAACAAGATTTCGGCCATGCGCGTCCTGCAGGCCAAACTGCTCGAACGCAAGCGGCAGGAGGAGCGCGCCCAGATGGACGCGCTCAAGACCAATGAGGGCGCGTCCTGGGGCAACCAGATGCGCTCCTACGTTCTGCACCCGTACCAGATGGTCAAGGATCTCCGGACCAGCTACGAGGTCAACAATCCCTCCGCCGTACTCGACGGCGACATCGATGGTTTCATCGAATCCGGAATCCGCTGGCGCATGCGGGAGCAGCAGACACAGGCTTAA
- a CDS encoding helix-turn-helix domain-containing protein — translation MSDNELGLFLRTRREATTPAEVGLPSGARRRTPGLRRAELATLAGVSVEYLIRLEQGRDRNPSVSVLSSIADALQLTRNQRVHLHQLGKASDPGFSCLGGAGPNRAVRPAIQAILEQLEPAPAVVMNRLSELLASTTGYRRLMEPIGLLDAGWPGSYARYVLTDPRARTAYPDWEHKADKVVATLKQGPGRSDPQVGALIDELTLTVGEEFTRRMENIPGLPDHNGVGRLEHPEAGMLRLAYETLSLSADDDQYIMIYLPADEPTAAALDALIGRTPGSLRAVAG, via the coding sequence GTGAGTGACAACGAGCTGGGGCTGTTCCTGCGTACCCGCAGGGAGGCGACCACGCCTGCCGAGGTGGGGTTACCCAGCGGCGCGCGTCGGCGCACCCCTGGTTTGCGGCGCGCGGAACTCGCCACTCTGGCCGGAGTCAGTGTCGAATACCTGATCAGGTTGGAGCAGGGGCGCGACCGGAATCCGTCGGTGTCCGTACTGTCCTCGATCGCCGATGCACTCCAGCTGACCAGGAATCAGCGGGTGCACCTGCATCAGCTCGGCAAAGCCTCCGATCCCGGCTTCAGCTGCCTCGGCGGCGCGGGCCCGAACCGGGCCGTGCGCCCCGCGATCCAGGCGATCCTCGAACAACTCGAACCCGCACCTGCCGTGGTGATGAACCGGCTCAGCGAACTGCTCGCCAGCACCACCGGTTACCGGCGGCTGATGGAACCCATCGGCCTGCTCGATGCCGGATGGCCGGGCAGTTACGCCCGCTACGTACTCACCGACCCGCGCGCCCGCACCGCCTACCCTGACTGGGAACACAAGGCGGACAAGGTGGTTGCCACGCTGAAACAGGGTCCCGGCCGCTCCGATCCGCAGGTCGGCGCGCTCATCGACGAACTCACCCTCACCGTCGGCGAGGAATTCACCCGCCGCATGGAGAACATCCCCGGCCTGCCCGACCACAATGGCGTCGGCCGCCTCGAGCACCCCGAAGCGGGCATGCTCCGCCTGGCCTACGAAACGCTCTCGCTCTCGGCCGACGATGATCAATACATCATGATCTACCTCCCCGCCGACGAACCGACCGCCGCCGCCCTCGACGCCCTGATCGGCCGTACACCCGGCAGCCTCCGAGCCGTCGCCGGTTGA
- the smpB gene encoding SsrA-binding protein SmpB produces the protein MKEKGRKVIASNRKARHNYAIIDTYEAGIALVGTEVKSLREGKASLVDAYATIDDGEVWLRGLHVPEFSHGTWTNHAPRRTRKLLLHRREIDKLVGKTKESSLTLVPLSMYFSDGKVKVELALARGKQDYDKRQDLAKRDAEREVTREIGRRIKGMR, from the coding sequence ATGAAGGAGAAGGGGCGCAAGGTAATCGCCAGCAACCGCAAGGCGCGGCACAACTACGCGATTATCGACACCTACGAGGCGGGTATCGCACTCGTCGGCACCGAGGTGAAGAGCCTGCGCGAGGGCAAGGCATCGCTGGTCGACGCCTACGCCACCATCGATGACGGTGAGGTCTGGCTGCGCGGGCTGCACGTGCCCGAGTTCTCGCACGGCACCTGGACCAATCACGCGCCACGGCGCACACGCAAGCTGCTGCTGCACCGCCGGGAGATCGACAAGCTGGTCGGCAAGACCAAGGAGTCCAGCCTGACGCTGGTCCCGCTGTCCATGTACTTCTCGGACGGCAAGGTCAAGGTCGAGCTGGCGCTGGCCCGCGGTAAGCAGGACTACGACAAGCGCCAGGACCTGGCCAAACGTGATGCCGAGCGGGAGGTCACCCGCGAGATCGGCCGCCGCATCAAGGGGATGCGCTGA
- the ftsX gene encoding permease-like cell division protein FtsX, which produces MRLGFLFGEVFTGLRRNVTMTIAMILTTAVSLTMLGGGLLAVRMADKIQDYYVQRVEIRLYLDDDVSRTDLDCTQEPCKTLMSDLKKHRDVASVQFVNSADAVKEVKETTFKDQPGLADEVSKDGLPASFRVKLSDVTKYRSIYDDFAKRPGVMTVLNDMDIVDRLVSFFVGLRNAAFGLAALQALAALLLIANMVQVAALARKTEVGIMRLVGATRWYTQLPFLLEAVLAAAVGSALAIGGLFIAQPLVINRALGSLFNDQVLPRITGDDIATVALIVTPIGIGFAALAAYGALRYYVRE; this is translated from the coding sequence ATGCGACTCGGATTCCTTTTCGGTGAGGTTTTCACCGGCCTGCGCCGCAATGTCACCATGACCATCGCCATGATCCTGACCACCGCGGTCTCGCTGACCATGCTCGGCGGCGGCCTGCTGGCGGTGCGCATGGCGGACAAGATTCAGGACTACTACGTCCAAAGGGTCGAGATCCGACTGTATTTGGATGACGACGTTTCGCGGACGGATCTGGACTGCACGCAGGAACCGTGCAAAACGCTCATGTCCGATCTGAAGAAGCATCGGGATGTGGCGAGCGTGCAGTTCGTCAACAGCGCGGATGCGGTGAAGGAGGTCAAGGAGACCACCTTCAAGGATCAGCCCGGGCTCGCCGACGAGGTCAGCAAGGACGGACTGCCCGCCTCGTTCCGGGTGAAGTTGAGTGATGTGACCAAATACCGGTCCATCTACGACGATTTCGCCAAACGGCCCGGCGTGATGACGGTGCTCAATGACATGGACATCGTCGACCGGCTGGTGAGTTTCTTTGTCGGACTCCGCAATGCGGCATTCGGACTGGCGGCGCTGCAGGCGCTGGCGGCACTGCTGTTGATCGCCAATATGGTTCAGGTCGCGGCCCTGGCGCGCAAGACCGAGGTCGGCATCATGCGACTGGTCGGTGCGACGCGCTGGTACACCCAGCTGCCATTCCTGTTGGAGGCGGTGCTGGCGGCGGCGGTCGGATCGGCGCTGGCGATCGGCGGCCTGTTCATCGCGCAACCGCTGGTGATCAATCGGGCGCTGGGCAGTCTCTTCAACGATCAGGTGCTGCCGCGCATCACCGGCGACGATATCGCCACGGTGGCCTTGATCGTGACGCCGATCGGTATCGGATTCGCCGCGCTCGCGGCCTACGGCGCACTGCGGTATTACGTGCGTGAGTGA
- a CDS encoding mechanosensitive ion channel family protein: MSTSSTLAAGTGADFGNWFRSSGLEIVLLIVGAMLFSRAATFVRDRITRNIDASFRSSDSLVRTEAAKHRHALAQVITWVVLSIVYFLVALEVLQRLGFQLTGLVAPAAVLGAAIGFGAQRIVQDLLAGFFLITERQYGFGDVVRIAILGSAVDAEGTVEDVTLRVTTLRSVDGEVITIPNGQIVKVTNLSKDWARAAIDVPVPATADINKINEILHEVGAKAFADRKLKSLLLDEPSVMGVEDLTVDQMNIKMVARTLPGKQFDVGRELRVRVAAALRREGLSETT, translated from the coding sequence ATGAGCACCAGTTCGACTCTCGCCGCCGGTACCGGTGCCGACTTCGGAAACTGGTTCAGGTCCAGCGGACTCGAGATCGTGCTGCTCATCGTCGGCGCGATGTTGTTCTCGCGCGCAGCGACTTTCGTACGTGATCGGATCACTCGGAACATCGACGCCTCGTTCCGCAGCAGCGATTCGCTGGTGCGGACCGAGGCCGCCAAACACCGACATGCGTTGGCACAGGTCATAACCTGGGTCGTACTGTCCATCGTGTATTTCCTGGTGGCGCTGGAAGTCTTGCAGCGCTTGGGCTTTCAGCTCACCGGGCTGGTGGCTCCGGCCGCGGTACTCGGTGCGGCGATAGGTTTCGGCGCACAGCGCATCGTGCAGGATCTGCTGGCCGGATTCTTCCTGATCACCGAAAGACAGTACGGCTTCGGCGATGTGGTGCGCATCGCGATCCTCGGATCGGCAGTCGACGCCGAGGGTACGGTCGAGGACGTCACGTTGCGCGTCACCACACTGCGCAGCGTCGACGGCGAAGTGATCACCATTCCGAATGGTCAAATCGTGAAAGTGACCAATCTGTCGAAGGATTGGGCGCGGGCCGCCATCGACGTCCCCGTTCCCGCCACCGCCGATATCAACAAGATCAATGAGATTCTGCACGAGGTGGGCGCGAAGGCGTTCGCCGACCGAAAATTGAAATCACTACTGCTCGACGAACCATCTGTCATGGGTGTCGAAGATCTCACCGTCGACCAGATGAATATCAAGATGGTGGCCCGGACATTGCCGGGCAAACAGTTCGACGTCGGGCGTGAGCTGCGGGTGCGAGTGGCCGCGGCGCTACGCCGGGAGGGTCTGAGTGAAACCACGTAA
- the ftsE gene encoding cell division ATP-binding protein FtsE, with protein MISLRKVTKSYKTSTRPALDNVSVDIEKGEFVFVIGPSGSGKSTFMRLLLKDEKPTTGEVWVADFRVDKLPARKVPKLRQRIGCVFQDFRLLQQKSVEQNVAFALEVIGKSRTFIHRAVPEALDMVGLSGKADRLPSELSGGEQQRVALARAFVNRPLVLLADEPTGNLDPETSADIMTLLERINRTGTTVVMATHDNTIVDAMRRRVVELDRGRLVRDEEMGVYGVGR; from the coding sequence GTGATAAGCCTGCGGAAGGTCACCAAGTCCTACAAGACCTCGACGCGACCCGCGCTGGACAATGTCTCTGTCGACATCGAAAAAGGCGAGTTCGTCTTCGTGATCGGACCATCCGGGTCCGGCAAGTCGACCTTCATGCGACTGCTGCTCAAGGATGAGAAACCCACCACCGGCGAGGTGTGGGTCGCGGATTTCCGGGTCGATAAGCTACCGGCCCGCAAAGTCCCCAAACTGCGCCAGCGCATCGGCTGTGTATTCCAGGATTTCCGGCTGCTGCAACAGAAATCGGTCGAGCAGAATGTCGCCTTCGCGCTGGAGGTGATAGGCAAATCGCGCACCTTCATCCACCGCGCGGTGCCCGAGGCGCTCGATATGGTCGGACTCTCCGGCAAGGCCGATCGACTGCCCAGTGAGCTGTCCGGCGGTGAACAGCAGCGGGTGGCCCTGGCCCGTGCCTTCGTGAACCGGCCGCTGGTACTGCTCGCCGACGAGCCCACCGGCAACCTGGACCCCGAGACGAGCGCCGACATCATGACCCTGCTGGAACGGATCAACCGCACCGGCACCACGGTCGTGATGGCGACCCACGACAACACCATCGTCGATGCCATGCGCCGACGCGTGGTCGAACTCGATCGCGGCCGCCTGGTCCGCGATGAGGAGATGGGCGTCTACGGGGTGGGCCGGTAA
- the hisN gene encoding histidinol-phosphatase: MTAYSSDLELALRLADAADAITRDRFGALDLKIDAKPDLTPVSDADLAVERMVREVLGSERPADLVLGEEFGGDAEFTGRQWVIDPIDGTKNFVRGVPVWASLISLLEDGVPVVGVVSAPALSRRWWAAAGAGAWTSFEGADPKAISVSAVAELGAASLAISSLSGWRAIGRRAKLIALSDEVWRTRGYGDFFGYTLLAEGAVDIVTEPELSLWDMAALDILIREAGGTFTSLDGNPGPHGGSAVATNSHLQDQVLAALAA; the protein is encoded by the coding sequence GTGACCGCTTACTCCAGTGATCTCGAACTCGCCCTGCGGCTGGCCGACGCGGCCGACGCCATTACCCGCGATCGGTTCGGCGCGCTCGATCTGAAGATCGACGCGAAGCCGGATCTGACCCCGGTGTCGGACGCCGACCTGGCCGTGGAGCGGATGGTGCGTGAGGTGCTCGGCTCCGAGCGCCCGGCGGATCTGGTGCTCGGTGAGGAATTCGGCGGGGATGCCGAGTTCACCGGCCGTCAGTGGGTGATCGATCCGATCGACGGGACCAAGAATTTCGTGCGCGGGGTGCCGGTCTGGGCCTCGCTCATCTCACTGCTCGAGGACGGCGTGCCGGTGGTGGGCGTGGTGAGCGCCCCGGCGCTGTCGCGGCGCTGGTGGGCGGCGGCGGGCGCGGGCGCGTGGACGAGTTTCGAGGGGGCCGACCCCAAGGCCATCTCGGTGTCGGCGGTGGCCGAACTGGGTGCGGCGAGTCTGGCGATCTCCTCGCTCTCGGGCTGGCGGGCCATCGGCCGGCGGGCCAAGTTGATCGCGCTCAGCGATGAGGTGTGGCGGACCCGCGGCTACGGCGACTTCTTCGGCTACACGCTGCTGGCGGAGGGCGCGGTGGATATCGTCACCGAACCCGAACTGTCGCTGTGGGATATGGCCGCGCTGGACATTCTGATCCGGGAGGCGGGTGGCACCTTCACCTCCCTCGATGGCAATCCGGGCCCGCACGGCGGTAGTGCGGTGGCGACCAATTCCCATCTGCAGGACCAGGTGCTGGCCGCATTGG
- a CDS encoding NADPH-dependent FMN reductase: MTSTPLRLAVIIGSVREGRFGPVVAHWFVEQAREHGGFEVDLIDLAEVELPHELPAVPLVMEPNPARPQGMLDLTARLAAADAMVIVTPDINRSYPASLKTAIDWHLAEWDRKTVGFVGYSGKSGGLLAVEHLRQVFSELNAHTVKDFVSFPRYFLLFDQQGQLLDPTEPEQTAARMLDQIHWWASALTAAREVPAAV, translated from the coding sequence ATGACCAGCACGCCTCTGCGCCTCGCGGTGATCATCGGCAGCGTCCGGGAGGGCCGTTTCGGTCCGGTGGTCGCGCATTGGTTCGTCGAGCAGGCGCGTGAGCACGGCGGATTCGAGGTCGATCTGATCGATCTGGCGGAGGTGGAGTTGCCGCATGAACTGCCCGCCGTGCCGTTGGTGATGGAGCCCAATCCGGCCCGCCCGCAGGGCATGCTCGATCTGACCGCCCGGTTGGCGGCGGCCGACGCCATGGTGATCGTGACGCCGGATATCAATCGCAGCTATCCGGCCTCGCTCAAGACCGCCATCGACTGGCATCTGGCCGAATGGGACCGGAAGACGGTCGGTTTCGTCGGGTACAGCGGCAAGAGCGGTGGTCTGCTCGCGGTCGAACACCTGCGGCAGGTGTTCAGCGAGCTCAATGCACACACGGTGAAGGATTTCGTATCGTTCCCGCGCTACTTCCTGCTCTTCGATCAGCAAGGTCAACTGCTGGATCCGACCGAGCCGGAGCAGACCGCGGCCCGCATGCTGGACCAGATCCATTGGTGGGCAAGCGCTCTCACCGCGGCCCGCGAAGTTCCGGCTGCCGTTTGA